Proteins encoded within one genomic window of Candidatus Methylacidiphilales bacterium:
- a CDS encoding ATP-binding protein — translation MKPDAASQSPLERDFLDYNRDFRISTSKVGCLLAFVLMPAGTLLDHFVYPEMAGSFLFLRLICAALAGVLFLLLSWPAFARRWFRELGLSWFILPSAFICLMIYQSEGVRSPYYAGLTLVLIAVSWVAQVTVLESATAFILTLAMYVAACSLQGDSDTRLLFNNLYFIILTGVVMITGNYFLNRLRFREFANRQQLDASRREIESSHRKLMELDQMKGRFFANISHELRTPLTLLVAPLERLRTSAARTAEESGLLDLMHNNALRLLKLINDLLELVRLQEGKTTLDLVRVAPSDFLHGLARLAQPLAERNKVTLSLSIADGLGELQADPDKMEKAVLNLLFNALKFTPAGGTVTLGARDTAENLEITVADTGPGIPPEDQQRIFDPFWQADQASTRKHQGAGLGLALVKDLTEAHGGSVRLDSTPGHGATFTLLFPRVPAAMAPTAASNTPVPPAPAEKAVPAAPTEETTDPWLANLYRKAEYFPTLAPPSENGTQTSIPDGDPDLPVILIADDEPQMLRFLSSQLSREFHVLAARDGREALDLIHRHQPQLAVLDYMMPALDGLATCKALRQQEATRHLPVILLTARADEESRLQTLEAGATDFLTKPFSGIELLVRCRNLVRLRAAQTELSRTLETLRETEDQLVHSAKMASLGQLSAGILHEVNNPLNFSSGALRAIERRLDSLASNEGRATLEEMLRDLRTGLERAQKITSDLRSFTHPDATDVRPVQMEEVFRIARALVSHQLQGVSLTQECDPRLGIEGNANQLVHLVTNLLQNALDSLAEQPAQGTIHLSWKGRNNHAELAVRDNGAGIPPDIQKRVFDPFFTTKEVGKGVGLGLSTCYRIACQHGATIHVRSEPGRFCEFTVQFPLPDSVPNLSSHPTENLRHAGNL, via the coding sequence ATGAAACCGGACGCCGCCAGCCAGAGTCCGCTCGAGCGTGATTTCCTCGATTACAACCGCGATTTCCGCATCAGCACATCCAAGGTCGGTTGTCTGCTCGCCTTCGTCCTGATGCCCGCAGGCACCCTTCTCGACCATTTCGTTTACCCGGAAATGGCCGGCTCCTTCCTCTTCCTCCGCCTCATTTGCGCCGCCCTGGCCGGCGTCCTTTTCCTCCTCCTTTCCTGGCCGGCCTTCGCCCGGCGCTGGTTCCGCGAACTCGGGCTTTCCTGGTTCATCCTTCCCTCCGCCTTCATATGCCTGATGATCTACCAGTCCGAGGGCGTGCGTTCACCTTATTACGCCGGACTCACCCTGGTGCTCATCGCCGTCAGCTGGGTCGCCCAGGTCACGGTGCTGGAGAGTGCCACCGCCTTCATCCTCACCCTTGCGATGTATGTCGCCGCCTGCAGCCTCCAGGGGGACTCCGACACGCGACTGCTATTCAACAACCTCTATTTCATCATCCTCACCGGGGTGGTCATGATCACGGGAAACTATTTCCTCAACCGGCTCCGTTTCCGTGAGTTCGCCAACCGCCAGCAACTCGATGCCAGCCGACGCGAAATTGAATCGAGCCACCGCAAGCTCATGGAGCTCGACCAGATGAAGGGCCGGTTCTTTGCCAACATCAGCCATGAACTCCGCACGCCGCTCACGCTGCTCGTCGCCCCGCTCGAACGACTCCGCACCTCCGCCGCCCGCACAGCCGAGGAATCCGGGCTCCTCGACCTGATGCACAACAACGCGCTCCGCCTGCTCAAACTGATCAACGATCTTCTTGAATTGGTCCGCCTGCAGGAAGGCAAAACCACACTCGACCTTGTCCGCGTCGCCCCTTCCGACTTCCTCCACGGCCTCGCCCGGCTGGCCCAGCCCTTGGCGGAAAGAAACAAAGTCACCCTCAGCCTGTCGATTGCCGACGGCCTTGGTGAATTGCAGGCCGATCCCGACAAAATGGAAAAAGCCGTCCTCAACCTCCTTTTCAACGCGCTCAAATTCACGCCCGCCGGAGGCACCGTCACCCTCGGGGCCCGCGATACGGCGGAGAATCTGGAGATCACCGTGGCCGACACCGGTCCGGGCATCCCCCCCGAAGACCAGCAACGCATCTTTGATCCATTCTGGCAGGCCGACCAGGCCAGCACACGCAAGCACCAGGGCGCTGGGCTCGGGCTCGCTCTGGTCAAAGACCTGACCGAGGCCCATGGCGGCAGCGTGCGACTGGACTCCACCCCCGGTCACGGGGCCACCTTCACCCTTTTGTTCCCCAGGGTCCCGGCAGCCATGGCCCCCACCGCCGCGTCCAACACCCCCGTCCCTCCGGCCCCCGCCGAGAAGGCCGTTCCGGCCGCTCCCACCGAAGAAACGACCGACCCCTGGCTGGCCAATCTCTATCGCAAGGCCGAATACTTCCCCACGCTGGCCCCGCCCTCCGAAAACGGGACCCAAACCTCCATCCCCGACGGCGACCCCGATTTGCCGGTCATCCTGATCGCGGATGATGAACCGCAAATGCTCCGTTTCCTGTCATCCCAGCTTTCCCGCGAGTTCCATGTCCTCGCCGCACGGGATGGACGGGAAGCCCTCGACCTCATCCACCGGCACCAACCCCAGCTTGCCGTCCTTGATTACATGATGCCCGCACTGGACGGCCTGGCCACTTGCAAGGCGTTGCGCCAGCAGGAGGCGACCCGCCACCTGCCTGTCATCCTTCTCACCGCGCGGGCCGATGAGGAATCCCGCTTGCAGACCCTGGAGGCAGGCGCCACCGATTTCCTGACCAAGCCGTTTTCCGGCATCGAACTCCTCGTCCGTTGCCGCAATCTGGTCAGGCTCCGCGCGGCCCAGACAGAACTATCCCGGACGCTGGAAACCCTCCGTGAAACCGAAGACCAATTGGTCCACTCCGCCAAAATGGCGTCCCTCGGCCAACTCAGCGCCGGTATTTTGCACGAGGTCAACAACCCGCTGAACTTTTCCTCCGGCGCCCTCCGTGCGATCGAACGGCGCTTGGATTCGCTCGCCAGTAATGAAGGCCGGGCCACTCTGGAGGAAATGCTCCGCGACCTCCGCACCGGTCTGGAGCGCGCACAGAAGATCACCTCCGACCTCCGCTCATTCACCCACCCCGACGCCACCGATGTGCGCCCCGTCCAGATGGAGGAAGTCTTCCGCATCGCCCGGGCTTTGGTCAGCCACCAACTCCAAGGGGTCTCACTGACCCAGGAGTGCGACCCCAGGCTCGGCATTGAAGGAAACGCCAACCAGCTCGTCCACCTCGTCACCAATCTCCTGCAGAACGCCCTGGACAGCCTGGCGGAGCAACCGGCCCAGGGCACCATCCACCTCTCATGGAAGGGACGCAACAACCACGCCGAATTGGCCGTGCGCGACAACGGGGCCGGCATCCCCCCGGATATCCAGAAGCGTGTTTTTGACCCTTTTTTCACCACCAAGGAAGTCGGCAAAGGCGTCGGCCTCGGCCTGAGCACCTGTTACCGCATTGCCTGCCAGCACGGGGCCACCATCCACGTCCGCTCCGAACCCGGCCGCTTCTGCGAATTCACCGTCCAATTCCCCTTGCCAGACTCTGTACCCAACCTATCATCCCATCCCACGGAGAACCTCCGCCATGCAGGAAACCTATAA
- a CDS encoding glycoside hydrolase family 43 protein, whose protein sequence is MIPNPRSFFLPDQVWTDDRGIPINAHGGGVLFHAGVYYWFGEHKTQGDAAEVGVHVYASHDLYNWRDEGIALPVSDDPASEITRGCIIERPKVIHHAGTGKFIMWFHLEKKDEGRRAALSGIAVSDTPVGPYVFQKAVRPDAGVWPINATEEDKAGLAEARKLLGSSFVGSPHPDRARQNFLARDFEGGQMAKDMTLFVDDDERAYHVFSSEENATLHISLLSSDYQSHAGKWARAFPYLWHEAPAVCKHDGRYWMISSHCTGWHPNAARSAVADSIWGPWRELGNPCVGDAPPGRLGPDLTFGGQSTFILPVQGRPGAFIAMFDIWRPENHPTGGYAWLPVEFERDRLTIRWHDRWDLSIFD, encoded by the coding sequence ATGATTCCGAATCCGCGCTCTTTTTTTCTCCCGGACCAAGTCTGGACCGATGATCGCGGTATTCCCATCAACGCTCATGGCGGCGGCGTCCTGTTCCATGCGGGTGTTTATTATTGGTTTGGAGAACACAAAACCCAGGGCGATGCGGCGGAGGTGGGGGTCCATGTGTATGCCTCGCATGACCTTTACAATTGGCGGGACGAAGGCATTGCCCTGCCGGTGTCGGATGATCCGGCAAGCGAGATCACCCGTGGGTGCATCATTGAGCGGCCGAAGGTGATTCATCACGCAGGCACGGGTAAATTCATCATGTGGTTCCACTTGGAAAAAAAAGACGAAGGCCGCCGGGCGGCTCTGAGTGGGATTGCGGTTTCAGACACCCCCGTCGGGCCCTATGTTTTCCAAAAAGCCGTCCGCCCCGATGCCGGGGTCTGGCCGATCAACGCCACTGAGGAGGACAAGGCCGGGCTGGCGGAAGCCCGGAAGCTGCTTGGTTCTTCATTCGTCGGGAGTCCGCACCCCGACCGGGCCAGACAGAATTTTCTCGCCCGCGATTTCGAAGGCGGCCAGATGGCCAAGGACATGACCCTGTTTGTCGACGACGACGAGCGGGCCTACCATGTTTTTTCCTCGGAAGAAAATGCCACCCTGCACATCTCGCTTTTGTCCTCCGACTACCAATCCCATGCTGGAAAATGGGCGCGCGCCTTTCCTTACCTTTGGCACGAGGCCCCGGCGGTCTGCAAGCATGACGGGCGCTACTGGATGATATCCTCCCACTGCACCGGATGGCATCCGAATGCCGCCCGGTCGGCGGTGGCTGATTCCATTTGGGGTCCCTGGAGGGAACTGGGTAATCCCTGTGTGGGGGATGCACCACCCGGTCGATTGGGACCGGATCTGACGTTTGGCGGTCAGAGCACATTTATTCTTCCGGTGCAAGGCCGTCCGGGCGCTTTCATTGCCATGTTCGACATCTGGCGCCCTGAAAACCATCCCACCGGGGGGTATGCCTGGTTGCCGGTGGAATTCGAGCGTGACCGCCTCACTATCCGCTGGCACGATCGCTGGGATCTCTCAATATTTGATTGA
- a CDS encoding hybrid sensor histidine kinase/response regulator, producing the protein MQETYNYRKFSILFVDDEELSLKYFTFNLESVFHVLTAANATDGLMLLQKHGDQIGIIVTDQRMPGETGVEFLEKARKIQPRALRIMATAYADMDATIQAVNTGAIYKYITKPFDYANLELTLRRAMEFYIVQQERDHLLREKISAIHRMMLTDRLLSLGIMASGLGHHLRNSLTAVKAFLDLAPAKLAQENISLQHLQDPSYWNEFYKKAQDQLEGIVGFLHDIDGYVTPPASRFDDRLDIPTAVREAYAPQTAAFAANSIRLVLEESNGLPAIQANQKLFLQIFESLGREQIKLLPKGGEIRIGFKLSPANAIGGPRVTIDIHDNGPGFPENALFRLFDPFYIQPESPSDLGIGLLSVFFLVYHHGGTLSVHSQPGTGTQFTLNFPVQPVSSESGDKSDLSFLNRVFEVESAWERLLMN; encoded by the coding sequence ATGCAGGAAACCTATAATTACCGCAAATTCAGCATTCTTTTCGTCGATGACGAGGAGCTCTCGCTGAAATATTTCACGTTCAACCTGGAATCGGTATTCCATGTGCTCACCGCGGCCAACGCCACCGACGGCCTGATGCTGCTCCAGAAACACGGCGACCAGATCGGCATCATCGTCACCGACCAGCGCATGCCGGGCGAGACCGGGGTCGAATTCCTGGAAAAGGCCCGCAAGATCCAACCGCGCGCCCTGCGCATCATGGCCACCGCCTATGCGGACATGGACGCCACCATCCAGGCGGTCAATACCGGGGCCATCTACAAATACATCACCAAACCCTTCGACTACGCCAATCTTGAGCTCACCCTCCGCCGGGCGATGGAGTTCTACATCGTCCAACAGGAACGCGACCATCTCTTGCGGGAAAAAATCTCCGCCATCCACCGCATGATGCTCACCGACCGGCTTCTCAGCCTCGGCATCATGGCCAGCGGGCTCGGCCACCACCTCCGCAATTCCCTAACGGCGGTCAAGGCCTTCCTCGATCTCGCACCGGCCAAGCTGGCCCAGGAGAACATCAGTCTGCAGCACCTCCAGGACCCTTCCTACTGGAACGAATTTTACAAAAAAGCCCAGGACCAGCTTGAGGGCATCGTCGGCTTCCTCCACGACATCGACGGCTACGTCACCCCGCCGGCATCACGGTTCGACGACCGGCTTGATATCCCAACCGCCGTGCGCGAGGCCTATGCCCCGCAAACGGCCGCCTTCGCCGCCAATTCCATCCGTCTCGTGCTGGAGGAATCCAATGGTTTGCCCGCCATCCAGGCCAACCAGAAACTCTTCCTCCAGATCTTCGAGTCCCTCGGAAGGGAGCAGATCAAGCTTTTGCCCAAAGGCGGTGAAATCCGCATCGGATTCAAGCTCTCCCCGGCCAATGCCATCGGCGGGCCACGGGTGACCATCGACATCCATGACAATGGCCCGGGGTTCCCCGAAAACGCGCTCTTCCGGCTCTTCGATCCTTTTTACATCCAGCCCGAGTCCCCCTCCGATCTGGGCATTGGTCTGCTCTCGGTCTTCTTCCTGGTCTATCATCACGGTGGGACCCTCAGCGTCCATTCGCAGCCCGGGACCGGCACCCAATTCACCCTCAACTTTCCCGTGCAGCCCGTTTCATCCGAATCCGGCGACAAAAGCGACCTCAGCTTCCTCAACCGCGTCTTCGAGGTTGAAAGCGCCTGGGAACGCCTGTTGATGAACTGA
- a CDS encoding DUF1800 domain-containing protein, with translation MALALRGWLAGVVFLTTLSAHALLIEPGDAERFLMQASFGPTEADVARVKELHYEGWITEQFQRPASHNLPLLLELKTRTDLVKEGKLNNAHRKYIWWRNAVTGGDQLRQRLAYAWSQIFVVSDEANSLSGNPEALAHYYDTLVDQGLGNYRTLLGAVTHHPAMGVYLTYLRNEKADPEGKRRPDENYAREIMQLFTIGLYELNPDGTRQLVKGQPVPTYTNEDIQELARVFTGMGFPPKDGKVGFKNAPQQWFTPLVHYPEFHDNGPKNILGRKTLPADQPAGKDVEDTLDILFHHPNTPPFVCRLLIQRLTTSNPSPGYLRRVSEVFVNNGRGVRGDLQAVVRAILMDAEARLPAATYDKGMQREPYLRLVSLVRAFRGTAKDGTFTVSNLAQFLGQEPGSARSVFNFYLPSYSPPGPIADAGLVAPEFEITNAVTAISLPNFLRDFIYRGKIGRAEGEVVLDFSREIQLARDPDALIQHLNLLLAGGRLRDSTRQIIRGAIGEIPDTKPEERAKLAVYLTSISPESAILP, from the coding sequence ATGGCTCTCGCTCTTCGCGGCTGGCTGGCGGGTGTTGTTTTTCTGACGACCCTCAGCGCCCATGCCCTGCTCATCGAACCGGGTGATGCCGAACGGTTCCTGATGCAGGCCAGTTTTGGTCCCACCGAAGCCGATGTGGCGCGGGTGAAGGAACTGCACTACGAAGGCTGGATCACCGAACAATTCCAACGTCCGGCCAGCCACAATCTCCCGTTGTTGCTCGAACTCAAAACCCGGACCGACCTGGTCAAGGAGGGCAAACTCAACAACGCCCACCGGAAATACATTTGGTGGCGCAATGCGGTCACCGGCGGGGACCAGCTCCGGCAACGTCTGGCCTACGCATGGAGCCAGATTTTCGTCGTCTCCGACGAAGCCAACTCGCTCTCGGGCAACCCGGAAGCGCTGGCCCACTATTATGACACCTTGGTGGACCAGGGCCTGGGCAATTACCGCACCCTCCTCGGAGCCGTGACCCACCACCCCGCCATGGGGGTCTACCTGACCTACCTGCGCAACGAGAAAGCCGACCCCGAGGGCAAACGTCGTCCGGACGAGAATTACGCCCGTGAGATCATGCAGCTCTTCACCATCGGGCTCTACGAACTCAACCCCGACGGCACGCGCCAATTGGTCAAGGGCCAGCCGGTGCCCACCTACACCAACGAGGACATCCAGGAGCTGGCCCGGGTTTTCACCGGAATGGGTTTTCCTCCAAAGGATGGAAAGGTTGGATTCAAGAACGCCCCCCAACAATGGTTCACCCCGTTGGTGCACTACCCCGAGTTCCATGACAACGGGCCGAAAAACATCCTCGGTCGCAAGACCCTTCCGGCCGACCAGCCCGCAGGCAAGGATGTGGAGGACACCCTCGACATCCTCTTCCATCATCCGAACACCCCGCCCTTTGTCTGCCGCCTCCTGATCCAGCGCCTGACCACTTCCAATCCCTCCCCGGGTTACCTGCGCCGTGTGTCAGAAGTTTTCGTCAACAACGGCCGCGGGGTGCGCGGCGACCTGCAGGCCGTCGTCCGTGCCATCCTCATGGACGCCGAGGCCCGCCTGCCCGCCGCCACCTACGACAAAGGCATGCAGCGCGAACCTTACCTCCGGCTGGTCTCCCTGGTCCGCGCGTTCCGCGGCACGGCCAAGGACGGCACATTCACCGTCTCCAACCTCGCCCAATTCCTCGGCCAGGAACCCGGCAGCGCGCGCAGTGTTTTTAATTTTTACCTGCCCAGTTATTCCCCCCCGGGCCCGATCGCCGATGCCGGCCTGGTCGCCCCGGAGTTCGAAATCACCAATGCTGTCACTGCCATCAGCCTGCCCAACTTCCTCCGCGACTTCATTTACCGGGGCAAGATCGGGCGGGCCGAGGGCGAGGTGGTATTGGACTTTTCCCGGGAAATCCAGCTGGCCCGCGACCCCGACGCGCTCATCCAGCACCTCAACCTGCTTCTGGCCGGCGGGCGCCTGCGGGATTCCACCCGGCAGATCATCCGGGGCGCCATCGGGGAAATTCCCGACACCAAACCCGAGGAGCGCGCCAAGCTGGCCGTTTACCTCACCAGCATCAGCCCGGAAAGCGCCATCCTGCCATGA